The nucleotide sequence TCGGCGGCGGACCGGACGCGGCCGAGGGCGTCGAATCGTTCCTGGCTCGCCGTCCGCCGGCGTTCCCGGGGCGGGTCGGCACCGACCTGCCACCGGCGTGGCCGTGGTGGCGCGACGAGGAGTTCCGGCCGTTCGGCGCGTGAGGCGGCCTCAGGACAGGATGTCGATGAGCTCCGGCACGTCGCCCCGCGTCATGTAGTTGCTGACCTGCTTGAGGTGCTTGCGCCAGAACTCCATCGCCTGGTCGGCGTCGCGCGCCCGGATGAGCTCCAGCAGCTTCACGTGGGCGCGCTGCACGACCTTGGCCGACGCGAAGGCGGGCACCTCGTCCTGGCCGGCCGCGTAGGCGCGGTGGTGGGCGTCGATGAGGTGGAAGAGCATCCCGGCGAGCACGTCGAGCGTGTCGTTGCCGGACAGCTTCACCAGCAGCTCGTGGAACTCCGCGTCGTGCTCGGCGTAGCCCACCGCGTTGCCGATGAGCGCCTCGCCCTTCTCGACCAGGTCGGCCAGCGCCTGGACGTCCGCGGCGGTGCGCTTGGCCGCGAGGGTGCGCACGGCCGCGGTCTCCAGGAGGCTGCGCGCCTCGTAGACGTCGGCGATCGAGGCCTTGCGGTACTGCAGCAGCAGGCCGGCGTACCGGGCGGCCACCCGCGAGTCGGGCACCAGGACCCGGGCCCCGCCGCGCGCGCCGCGGCGGATGCTGATCAGCTGCTCGGATTCGAGGATCCGGAACGCCTCGCGCAGGGTCGGCCGGGACACGCCGTATTGTTCCATCAGCGCGGTTTCCGACGGCAGCGCCTGCCCCTCGGTGAGTTCGCCGAGGACGATCTGGCGCCGCAGGTCCGCGGCGATCATCTCGCCGGCCTTCGGGACGCGCACGATGGTCGATCGGGGAGCGGCGGTCATCGGATCCTCCAGTGTATTGAGTGCATTCATCCTACCTGATCACCCCTGGTCGAGCGCGGTACGGCTCCCCGGCTCGTTGACAGCCCCGAACCCCCTCTCTATCGTCTATTCAGATAGATAATTGTTCTGATCTCCGATGAAGGTGGCGACGATGGCGCGGCATTGGCTGATCACGGGGGTGTCCGGCGGGCTGGGCCGGGCGCTCGCCGAGGAGGTGCTCGGGCGCGGTGACGTCGTGGTCGGGACGCTGCGCGGCGAGGACGGCCTGGCCGCCTTCGAACAGCTGGCCCCGGGCCGGGCCTTGGCCCTCCCGCTCGACACCACCGACTCGCCCGAGGTGATCGCCGACCGGGTAGCGCAGGCGGTGCGGCTGGCCGGCCATATCGACGTCCTGGTCAACAACGCGGGCTACGGCCTGCTCGGCGCGGTCGAGGAGACCGGCGAGGACGAGCTGCGGCACCAGATGGACACCAACTTCTTCGGCCCGCTCCGGCTGATCCGCGCTCTGCTGCCGCACCTGCGGGCGCGGGGGACCGGCCACCTGGTCAACATCAGCTCGATCGCGGGCGTCCGCGGTCAGGCCGGCCTCGGGCTCTACAACGCCTCGAAGTTCGCGCTGGAAGGGCTGTCGGAGGCGCTGATGCACGAGCTGAAGCCGCTGGGCATCGCCGTCACCATCGTCGAGCCCGGCGGGTTCCGCACCAACTGGATGGGCAAGGGCCTGCGCCGGGCCGAGCACCGGCTGCCCGCGTACGCCTCGGTCGACGACCTCGCCGCCACCATGCGCCGGTTCGACGGCCGGCAGCCGGGGGACCCGGCCCGCGGCGCCGCCGCCATCGTCGCGGCCGTCGAGGCGGCCGAACCGCCGCTGCGGCTGCCGCTGGGCGCCGACGCCCACCAGGCGGTCCGCGGCAAGCTCGCCGAGGTCGGCCGCGAGCTCGATGTCTGGGAGCACGTGAGCGTCTCGACGGGCTTCGAGAGCCCCGTGGCGGGATGAGCGCCTTCGAGGTCCCCGCCGCCGGCCGGACGCTGCGGCTGGGCGAGCGCCCGTGGCTGATGGGCGTCGTCAACGCCTCGCCCGAGTCGTTCTCCGACGGTGCGCAGGTCGGCACCGCCGACGCCCAGCTCGCCCACGCGGCCCGGCTGCTCGCCGAGGGCGCCGACATCATCGACGTCGGCGGCGAGTCCGCGATCACCAAC is from Amycolatopsis mediterranei and encodes:
- a CDS encoding FadR/GntR family transcriptional regulator, translated to MTAAPRSTIVRVPKAGEMIAADLRRQIVLGELTEGQALPSETALMEQYGVSRPTLREAFRILESEQLISIRRGARGGARVLVPDSRVAARYAGLLLQYRKASIADVYEARSLLETAAVRTLAAKRTAADVQALADLVEKGEALIGNAVGYAEHDAEFHELLVKLSGNDTLDVLAGMLFHLIDAHHRAYAAGQDEVPAFASAKVVQRAHVKLLELIRARDADQAMEFWRKHLKQVSNYMTRGDVPELIDILS
- a CDS encoding oxidoreductase, whose translation is MARHWLITGVSGGLGRALAEEVLGRGDVVVGTLRGEDGLAAFEQLAPGRALALPLDTTDSPEVIADRVAQAVRLAGHIDVLVNNAGYGLLGAVEETGEDELRHQMDTNFFGPLRLIRALLPHLRARGTGHLVNISSIAGVRGQAGLGLYNASKFALEGLSEALMHELKPLGIAVTIVEPGGFRTNWMGKGLRRAEHRLPAYASVDDLAATMRRFDGRQPGDPARGAAAIVAAVEAAEPPLRLPLGADAHQAVRGKLAEVGRELDVWEHVSVSTGFESPVAG